A part of Ktedonobacterales bacterium genomic DNA contains:
- the tsaB gene encoding tRNA (adenosine(37)-N6)-threonylcarbamoyltransferase complex dimerization subunit type 1 TsaB, with amino-acid sequence MLLALDTSTHLASLALCQNGEIQAEYTWDVGASHSVELLRRLEWLLKERGLTLSQVSAVAAATGPGSFTGVRVAVTVAKTLAFSLNVPLLGISTLDVIAYSQAAAAFPVCALMDAGRGELYAALYQQATLDAASTARPLQESSPGDGAWIARMLPISNSLRRDGLYWQRQGEYQVVTAEDLAQEIKHPTLFCGDLSAGARRKLAETLGPLALFVSPLTCVRRAGLLADLASQRLERGEVDDPLTLEPLYLRRPHITVSARQRPQLLGQSGDRGKTSAHPSAGGGRPAVGAEDAPGQSNGRDLALQSEDGLGDAKDREAMRGERWTKPTRGLKRQSGFTPGDEAPGPSGGLSWATPT; translated from the coding sequence ATGCTGCTTGCCCTCGATACCTCAACCCACCTTGCCAGTCTGGCCCTCTGCCAAAATGGCGAGATACAGGCGGAATATACCTGGGATGTCGGCGCCAGCCACAGCGTCGAGTTGCTGCGTCGGCTGGAATGGCTGCTGAAGGAGCGAGGACTGACGCTCTCACAGGTAAGCGCGGTGGCAGCCGCTACCGGCCCTGGCTCCTTCACGGGGGTACGTGTGGCGGTGACAGTGGCGAAAACGCTGGCTTTCAGCCTGAACGTACCCTTGCTTGGCATCAGCACGCTGGATGTTATTGCCTATAGTCAGGCGGCGGCAGCCTTTCCTGTTTGCGCGCTCATGGATGCAGGTCGTGGCGAGTTGTATGCTGCGCTCTATCAACAGGCAACTCTTGATGCGGCCTCGACGGCCAGGCCGCTCCAGGAGAGTTCGCCAGGCGATGGAGCCTGGATTGCTCGCATGCTGCCCATCAGCAATTCGCTGCGCCGGGATGGACTCTACTGGCAGCGCCAGGGGGAGTATCAGGTCGTGACGGCTGAAGATTTGGCCCAGGAGATCAAACACCCTACGCTCTTCTGTGGCGACCTCAGCGCGGGCGCGCGGCGAAAGCTGGCGGAGACGCTGGGGCCGCTGGCCCTTTTTGTTTCCCCGCTCACTTGTGTCAGACGGGCCGGCTTGTTGGCCGATCTGGCGTCTCAGCGCCTGGAGCGCGGCGAGGTAGACGATCCACTGACGCTTGAACCGCTCTATCTGCGCCGACCTCATATTACCGTCAGCGCCAGGCAGCGTCCGCAGCTTCTGGGCCAAAGTGGAGATCGGGGGAAGACATCCGCTCATCCCTCCGCTGGAGGTGGGCGTCCTGCTGTCGGCGCTGAGGATGCGCCAGGTCAGTCGAACGGGCGCGATCTGGCGCTGCAAAGCGAAGATGGCCTGGGCGATGCAAAGGATAGAGAGGCTATGCGCGGTGAGCGTTGGACGAAGCCGACCAGGGGTCTGAAGCGACAATCGGGGTTCACGCCGGGCGATGAGGCCCCTGGTCCGTCTGGGGGGCTTTCTTGGGCGACACCAACATAG
- a CDS encoding zinc ribbon domain-containing protein, with protein MSDFIETAKQKIGKGISRVSWEADKLRRTQAKQGEINTLKQSREQVLVDFSNTVLMMYRQGALTDPRLQEYCERILEIEREMTTKSAELEQIRSEMYQGAQEARPGMGDAASAASTSKAANRAAGASAGAGRAAEMAPCPTCGEPVRAKALYCNKCGARLR; from the coding sequence ATGAGCGATTTTATTGAAACGGCCAAACAGAAGATAGGGAAGGGGATCAGCCGGGTAAGTTGGGAAGCCGATAAGCTGCGACGTACTCAAGCGAAGCAGGGCGAGATTAACACCCTCAAGCAATCCCGCGAGCAGGTGCTTGTTGATTTCTCCAACACGGTCCTGATGATGTATCGTCAGGGAGCACTGACGGACCCCCGGCTGCAAGAGTACTGCGAGCGCATCCTGGAAATTGAGCGTGAGATGACCACCAAGAGCGCCGAACTTGAGCAGATACGCTCCGAGATGTACCAGGGAGCGCAGGAGGCCAGGCCGGGTATGGGAGATGCCGCCAGCGCGGCCTCGACCTCTAAGGCCGCCAATCGGGCGGCAGGGGCTTCGGCAGGCGCAGGCCGCGCGGCAGAAATGGCTCCCTGTCCCACTTGTGGAGAGCCAGTGCGCGCAAAGGCGCTCTATTGTAATAAGTGCGGGGCCAGGCTGCGCTAG
- the tsaE gene encoding tRNA (adenosine(37)-N6)-threonylcarbamoyltransferase complex ATPase subunit type 1 TsaE, with translation MLSKRQDASQSWEPSDQDIQSLRSEMASLGGAADQPVVLDIVSHGLAQTQRLGARLGELLCGGDLVLLDGDLGTGKTSLTQGIAEGLGVREVVSSPTFTLLKEYEGRLPLYHFDLYRLDDASEILDLGFEEYFESHGVCVVEWANKAEHLWPSEHLRIRLKMISETKRGVLLSGQGARYVNMLFEFRKSAFGIGA, from the coding sequence ATGCTTTCCAAGCGCCAGGATGCTTCACAATCGTGGGAACCATCCGACCAGGACATACAAAGCCTGCGTTCGGAAATGGCTTCTTTGGGAGGGGCAGCAGACCAGCCAGTTGTGCTTGATATTGTGAGTCACGGTCTGGCCCAGACTCAGCGGCTCGGCGCTCGACTGGGCGAACTGCTGTGTGGCGGCGATCTGGTTCTGCTGGATGGCGACCTGGGGACCGGCAAAACCAGTTTGACACAGGGTATTGCTGAGGGCCTGGGGGTGCGTGAGGTGGTAAGCAGCCCTACTTTTACGCTGCTCAAAGAGTATGAGGGGCGGCTCCCTCTGTACCATTTTGACCTCTATCGCCTGGATGATGCCAGTGAAATTCTTGATCTGGGCTTTGAGGAATATTTTGAGAGTCATGGCGTCTGTGTGGTGGAGTGGGCCAATAAGGCTGAGCATCTCTGGCCGAGCGAGCATCTGCGGATTCGCCTGAAGATGATTAGTGAAACCAAACGCGGTGTCCTGCTCAGCGGGCAGGGCGCGCGATATGTCAATATGCTCTTTGAGTTCAGGAAAAGCGCGTTTGGCATTGGCGCTTGA
- the tsaD gene encoding tRNA (adenosine(37)-N6)-threonylcarbamoyltransferase complex transferase subunit TsaD, translated as MLILGIESSCDETGAAVVSDGRYLLSNVVASQAEIHQRYGGVVPEVASRQQLATIIPVIEMALEQSGARWSDLDGIAATYGPGLAGSLLIGLTAGKTLALARSLPFIGINHLEAHIYANWLRKGDTAPAPHLAARTAQDASGDYQEGDPRFPALSLIVSGAHTELVLIRRHGHYELLGRTRDDAAGEAFDKVARILGLGYPGGPAIQKAAGERRSNTHPYYKLPRAWLRGTYDFSFSGLKTAVLHIVQGAQGGSPAVPTGSDVRGHQYVRQGAQAAGWGGISIPDMAAGFQEAVVDVLATKTRMAAEEHGVAHVLLAGGVAANTSLRWRLELELKPLGIPLSYPPIEFCTDNAAMIAVAGYFHLRLGERDGLDLDVKPGLQLPFAS; from the coding sequence ATGCTTATTCTTGGGATTGAAAGCTCTTGTGACGAAACTGGCGCTGCTGTGGTCAGCGATGGGCGCTATCTCCTCTCCAATGTGGTGGCCTCTCAGGCGGAGATTCACCAACGCTATGGAGGGGTCGTGCCTGAAGTGGCCTCTCGCCAGCAGCTTGCGACCATCATCCCGGTGATCGAGATGGCGTTGGAGCAATCTGGCGCGCGCTGGAGCGACCTGGATGGGATTGCCGCTACCTATGGGCCTGGGCTGGCTGGCTCCCTCTTGATTGGGCTGACGGCGGGCAAGACGCTGGCCCTGGCGCGCAGCCTGCCCTTCATCGGCATCAATCATCTGGAGGCGCATATCTACGCGAACTGGCTGCGCAAAGGGGATACTGCGCCTGCGCCTCATCTGGCAGCCAGAACGGCGCAGGATGCGAGCGGTGACTATCAAGAGGGCGATCCTCGTTTTCCTGCCCTCTCTTTGATTGTTTCAGGCGCGCATACCGAACTGGTGTTGATACGCCGTCACGGCCATTACGAATTGCTGGGGCGCACACGCGATGACGCCGCTGGCGAGGCGTTTGATAAGGTGGCGCGCATTCTCGGCCTGGGCTACCCCGGCGGGCCTGCTATTCAGAAGGCTGCGGGCGAGCGCCGGTCCAACACTCATCCCTATTACAAGCTGCCGCGCGCGTGGCTGCGTGGAACCTATGATTTTAGCTTCAGCGGCTTGAAGACCGCTGTGCTGCATATTGTGCAGGGCGCGCAGGGCGGCTCTCCTGCTGTGCCAACGGGAAGCGATGTGCGCGGGCATCAGTATGTGCGGCAGGGGGCGCAGGCGGCAGGTTGGGGCGGCATTTCTATCCCTGATATGGCGGCTGGCTTTCAGGAGGCGGTGGTGGATGTGTTGGCAACCAAGACGCGCATGGCGGCAGAAGAACATGGTGTAGCGCATGTCTTGCTGGCCGGTGGCGTCGCGGCCAACACTTCCTTGCGTTGGCGGCTGGAATTGGAACTCAAGCCGCTGGGGATTCCGCTTTCCTATCCCCCTATCGAGTTTTGCACCGACAACGCCGCCATGATCGCCGTCGCTGGCTACTTCCATCTGCGCCTGGGTGAGCGCGATGGCTTGGACCTGGATGTGAAGCCAGGGCTGCAACTGCCTTTCGCCTCCTGA
- the rimI gene encoding ribosomal protein S18-alanine N-acetyltransferase yields MRYLVERMTMADVPRVVEIEKLSYPATWPPSAYRKELQDNRWAHYIVLRDNALIQPQERVMQEPAERLRRPFPLSLLPSRSVATLAAPHQLSIIGFAGLWLMVDEAHITTIAVHPDYRGKGLGELELASLIDIANQIGAKWVTLEVRVSNYIAQNLYRKYGFREAGMRHRYYSDNQEDALIMWTEELASSAYKERFQNLKSALLRRLEAES; encoded by the coding sequence GTGCGTTACCTCGTTGAACGAATGACTATGGCCGATGTGCCGCGAGTCGTCGAGATCGAAAAGCTGTCTTATCCCGCAACCTGGCCTCCCAGCGCCTACCGGAAAGAATTACAGGATAACCGTTGGGCGCATTACATTGTGCTGCGGGATAACGCCTTGATCCAGCCCCAGGAGCGCGTCATGCAGGAGCCTGCTGAGCGCCTGCGTCGCCCTTTCCCCCTATCGCTGCTGCCTTCCAGGTCAGTTGCGACGCTTGCGGCCCCTCATCAACTCTCGATTATTGGCTTTGCCGGGCTGTGGTTGATGGTTGATGAGGCGCATATTACCACGATTGCGGTTCACCCCGATTATCGTGGCAAAGGGTTGGGCGAGCTTGAACTGGCAAGCTTGATTGATATTGCTAACCAGATTGGCGCAAAATGGGTGACGCTTGAGGTGCGTGTCTCGAATTATATTGCCCAGAACCTCTATCGCAAATATGGCTTCCGCGAGGCAGGCATGCGCCATCGCTATTACAGCGATAACCAGGAAGACGCACTGATTATGTGGACAGAAGAACTTGCCTCGTCTGCTTATAAAGAACGTTTCCAGAATCTAAAGTCCGCGCTGCTTCGGAGATTGGAAGCAGAGAGTTAA
- a CDS encoding YraN family protein: MAGQGQTGAHQAETGDSRKRLGNAGERLAAERLRQAGYLVRALNYRCQAGEIDIVAEEGGDIVFVEVKTRRGDAYGLPEEAITAAKQRKLIAAAQTYLAAEECSDASWRVDVVAVALTPAGRLQEVRVYRHAISAE, encoded by the coding sequence ATGGCTGGGCAGGGACAGACAGGCGCACACCAGGCAGAAACAGGAGATAGCCGCAAGCGTCTGGGTAATGCTGGCGAGCGGCTAGCCGCCGAACGGCTGCGGCAGGCCGGGTATCTGGTGCGGGCGTTGAACTATCGCTGTCAGGCGGGTGAGATTGATATTGTCGCAGAAGAAGGTGGAGATATTGTTTTTGTGGAGGTGAAGACGCGGCGAGGCGATGCTTATGGTTTGCCAGAAGAGGCGATTACGGCTGCCAAGCAGCGTAAGTTGATTGCCGCTGCGCAGACCTATCTGGCTGCGGAGGAATGTTCCGATGCCTCCTGGCGGGTGGATGTGGTGGCGGTCGCGTTGACTCCAGCGGGGAGGTTGCAGGAAGTGCGTGTGTATCGCCACGCGATCAGTGCTGAGTAA